The genomic segment AGAAAAGAGTGGTGCTCCAAGGTCTGGAATGGGGGCATTTGAGCAAATTCAGATAACTGACTACTTGACATCATCACATACACTTAGACCCTTGCAATCAGCCCCAAATCTACTGCACCCGTAAGAAATCTATGACGGATAAAACACAAGGCAATGACTTACACAAAcgtacacatacacaaacacagatGCTGACACTGCAAATTTTATTCTACTACTTAAAAAAACACACCAGTATCATTGTAAATTCACTTTTGTATCTAGTGCTTTTCTCTACTCCCACTCAGCATACCCACTCTCTTTACCCGCTTTCATGATCCCCAACACAATCTACCATAAAATTTACTAAATTGTTAtgtttgtaaggagccctggttttaaaagcaatcaactgctaacttaaaggttggcagttcaaaaccaccagtagctccatgggagaaagatatggcagtcatcTTCCATGGATATTTAAAGACTTGGAACCCTATgcagtcactatgatttggaatcaacttgatagctgTGGGTTATTATGTTCGTGATCCATCTCCCCCCTTCAAAGAAGGTAAAGGTTTTTACTCCTTTGTTCATCAATGAATTTACAGTACTTAGAAGAGTGACTAGAACATTGAAGGCAATTTATAAATATATGATGTATATATTTGTGCTTGCTGTTCCCTATGGAGGAACACAGATGCAGTTTAAAGCTCATGCTGTAACTTATGGGAGCCATGTAGTACATCAAACTGTAGAAAATGTATTGCGAATTTTTTTCCATGTCCTATATAGGGCATTTATTACAACTTTGTTCCTCAAGCTATAGATCAAGGGATTCAATAAGGGGACTAGCAAGGTGTAAATTATGGAAGCCACTTTATCAGTGTCAAAGGAATGACTGGACTTGGGCTGCAcgtacataaagattaaagtcccatagaacactaccaccactgtcaggtgggatccacaggtggagaaggccttgtgcctGCCTTCAGCTGACTTCATCCTGAGAATGGCTACAAGAATGAGTAGGTAAGAAATAAGAACTATTAGGAAGGATGAAATCAAATCAAAAGCTGGTAAGTTGAGAATGATCAATTCAATTTCATGTGTCTTTGAGCAGAGCAAAGATAATAAGGGGAGGCtgtcacagtagaaatgcctgatgacattgTCATGACAGAaggataatttaaaaatttttatggtGACCAGAAGAGAAACAATAGTGCTGTAGAGGTAGGGGATTGACACCAGCACCTGACACACCCTTTGTGACATGATGACTGTGTAGAGAAgagggttacagatggccacacAGCGGTCATAAGACATTGCTGACAGAATGAAAATTTCACTAACAATGAACACAAGAAAGAAAGATAGCTGTAtagcacaaaaataataggagatTGTATTTTTATCCACAACAAAATTGGCTAGCATTTTGGGTCCCACAGCTGTTGAGTAACcaagatcagtgatagccaggTGTCTTAGAAAAAAGTACATAGGTGTTTGTAGCTTGGGATCTatcttggtgaggatgatgatgcccaGGTTGCCTACCACTGAGATCATGTAGACGGTGAGGAGCAGCCAGAACAATGGAGCCTGCAGCTCTGGGCGGTCTGTGATTCCCGTCAGAATGAATTCCTTCATGACTGTTAGATTGTGTTTGTCCATCTTGGTCTATCAGGAAACCTGTTCTGGATAGAGACATCAGCATTGTCAATAACTTTTATGCAGTATCATCTGTTAGATTTTTAGTATACAAAGTCAATATACTAAAAGAATAAGGTTAATCCAAGCTTTCCAGTATAGGTATTTGAAAGTAAACCCACCTCCAACAAATAAAGCATATATACATAGAGCgagagaaggagaggaaaagggagggagagaaagagagtgcTAAATGATTATCAGTTGGGGAAAATTTGCTCCTGAAAGAACATTTGTCAATGCCTGGGACTCTTTGGGTGTCACAACTAGAAGAAGGGTATTACTTGTATCTAATTTTTGGAGGACTGGGTTATAGCTAAATATTCTACTGTATACAGGGCGACTTCCCTCAGTAGAAAAttttccagcccaaaatgtcaatagggcCTGTGGAGAGCAGGCTCGCTGAAAACAAACGAAGACGTAAACAACATATGGAAAAAGGGGATAAAGAAGATGATGGAACTTAGAGGACATGAGGAAGtaaacaacatatgaaaaatggaaatatggAAGATGAGAGGACAAAAATAACCTTATCAACAGAAGACACTGGTACTCACTAAGTTGTAAACAAGAATTTATCAACACCAACCACACAGGCTCAAAGAGCTCCAATAAGGACAAAAGAAGGGACATTGAAACTCAACTTTGCTTGGAGTCATAATCAGAGCCAAATTGGTCATACATTGCGGACTGGGAAGCAGTGGGGCTGCAGCAACTTGCCCGGGCTTACTCCCAAGTCCTAGAGACGGTGCCTATCTCAGTCATATGTTGAGGACTTGGGTCCAGAAGGTCGGGAAGCAGTGGGCTGAAGCAGCTTGCCCAGGCTTACTCTCGACCTTCCTCCTAGTCTAAAACACGTTTCTTGCTGCTCTGCTATCTTGATCGTACCTTCAGGGTTGAGACTCAGTAGGCTAGGAAGCAGTGGGCTGCGGCAGCTAGCCTGAGCTTACTCTAAGTTCACTCCTGACCTGATACACGTTGCTTCGGGCATATGTTGAGAGCAAAGGGATAAAAAGACCTTGTGCTCAAAAGGTGTGATACTGATCCATGAGAGATTCTCAGGGATCAAGGCTGATTTCACATCTGAGCCATCGACGATGGCGTGGTCAAGAGTTGGCCTGGACCAGAAAACACAAGGCTCAACACTGCCCTCATTTGCCATAAGCTTGCTTgctttcccttccctttcccctGGTGAATTGAGATCTCTGGGGTCTGGGGTAGCCAAGAACCTGTGTGCCTATAATATTAAAAACTAATAAAGacattgtggaaagacacaaatcaTTTGGAGTAGTCGTTGGGACCCCCTCCTAAGGACAAGGCCCGTGTTGAGAAACCCTGATAtagataaacatataaatatgtgtatagaTGCATGAAGCAAAAATGATAAAAGCTAAAAATTTTAGGTGTTATGTGTATTAATGGTTACTAAACTTTCTATTTGTCATTTGAGAATTATGTAATGACATTCAcaaaattataatatatatgttaattattttattaaaaaaactaaaGCTCAAATGTGTATAAACATTCAATATTGCTTACTTCAAAGCATAGTCCTATGAAAGCCCTTTTGCCTCAGAAGGTGCAGACTGAAAAAACACACTTGACATCTACTGAATAGAAAacaacagtgaagaaatcaaatgacttactgcactgggcaaatctgctacaaaagatagatttaaatgtgttaaaaagcaaagatgtcattttgaggacaaaAGCACACCTggcaaaccatgatattttcaattgcctcatatgcatgcgaaagctggacagtgaataaaaaagaccagagaattgatgcccttgattTATGGTTTTggtacagaatattgaatataccattaactgccagaagaatgaataaacccgtcttggaagaaatacaaccagtatgcttcttagaagcaaggatggtgagaattcaacttacatactttggacctgttatcaggaaggacatcatgcttggtaaagttgagggtaagggaaaaggaggaagaccctcaatgtgatggattgacacagtggctgcagcaaaggactcaaacataccaatgattgtgaggctgtcACAGGGCCaagcaattttttgttttgttttgcataagGTTACcacaagttggagtcaactcaaggaCAGTTGACCACCACAACAACATTTTGAGACGGACTTTTTCACGTCACATGATTCTGTTGAGGTCCATCCAGGCTGTTGTGTGCACCGATAATTCAAAAACCCTGCTGAGCAGTTCTCTGACATACATCGGgtgggtatgagtcagaattgactccacgacaactggttttattttgttttttattcatataattatttatataaagtaaaattattattttaccaTAGAGTGATGTTTCAAAGATGCTTATGAGCATTTAGCCTCTGACATAAaggaagaatatttgaaaaaggGGAGGTCCTAGTCTCAAACACTATTAAAAGTAAAGTGCACAGGGAACTGAATCAGAAATCCTAATGTTTCTCAATGACTTTGCCAATGAATGAAGGTGGGTCCCTGCAAATGTCACTGAAACATTCTGGATATTGGTAAAATGTAGAAATAATCTACCTTCTTACCTGCAATGAAGCCTCTGTCTTGACTCTCCCAAGTGCTTCTTAACATGGCGTGGTGAGAACAATTTAAAGATTTTTTCCTCACCTTTGGAGATTTTCCCTGAGGAGATGCCAAGCAATTTGTTGATTGTCCCTGAAGCTTTGAAAGGGTGTCTGTTAattatccaggaaaattggaattcaCCAGCGAGCaagtttttcttcatacagtgtTTACGCATGTCTGTATCTATTTCACACAGTCTTACATTTTACTGTgtgttaattttctgtttttaccACACAGGGATCTGGATTAAAATATTGTATCTATAAAACAGAACTGTCAATATTCCTCATTTCTACAGTGGTCTCTTCAAAAGGATGATGAATGGAAGAAGTGCTTAAACACttttttgttccatttttttaaaaaaagacttaaaTAGAATAAAAGTCATGCTTTGTGCATCTGTGAGGTATCACTTCCtcatttgctgttgttattgtcactgttattgctgttgttcaggatattttttgattgtttgttttgttttgctttagtttTGACGTAAGGAACAGAAATGTTACCCTTGCTTCTCTTTTCATGATCAATTGTCATCATCCGTCTGTTGAGGTTTTTCActtatgtgttttattttcctttattatatTTCAGTATTCGCATGTTTTTCCATTCTGTCCAATCCTCATTCCAAAACATCTTTCTCACCTTCATATGTATTCCACTGTGCTTGACATATGCTTTACCATAACAATATACCCTTGTAGTGTGATATTTTGTGTGTGATGTTTTACTGTGAATTTATATTTATTGTACTAGAAATCCTTTTGTTGcatttgtcattgtaaatatttgTAATGTATCCATTTGTTacctttcttttaatttttttttgcttatttgtcctatgtagcagtgtgtgtgtgtgcgtgcatgtgtatatatatgtatataaaatgacTATGATACAGCATTCAGTACATATGCGATATTATTACCTggtagtgctcatgaggaaactctggtggagtagtggttaagagctatggctgttaaccaaaaggtcagcagttcagatccactaggtgctctttggaaaccttatgggacatttctactctgtcttacacgatcactgtgagtctgaatcccctcgatggcaatggtttaatgggtatgtatgcatatgtattcaCTTGCCTATTCTTTAACGGAAAGGAGGCATGGTTGTGCAGTGTTCAaaactcactgctaaccaaaaggttgtcagtttttACTCCCCAGCCATTccagggagaaaagatctggccatctgcatccatcaagattatagcctagacagccctatgaggcatttctactctgttctataggtcacTACAAGTCACAATCTACTCAAAAGCACCTCCTAAACCAAATTTATTTAATGGtagattctttttgtttttttgcctccAACAGAACATTTTCCGACTTTCTTGCTTTGGAAGTGTCTTCGGGAAAGACCAGTggctggaggagaacatcatatTTAGTGAGGCAGAAGGCCAATGAGAATGAGGAAGCcctttatgagatggattgacacagtggctgcaacaatggactcaaacatgccaatgattgtgaggatagcacagggccaggtaacattttgttctgttttccataaggtcgctgtgagttgcagtcaactcaaTGTCAGATAACGGCAACAACAACTTCTTGAGATAGATTTTTTTACTTCACATTGATTCTACTGAGGTCCATCCAATCTGTTGTGTGCATCAATAATTCGTTCCTTTTCACTGCTGAGTATTATTTCATGTATGGATTTACTATAGTTCGATTACTCATTCATCCATAGAAGGACATTTTGGGTTGTTACCAAgttttagctattataaatagtatttctGTGAACATTTGTGAAAGAGTTTTTGGATGAACATAAATTTTTATCTCTCTGGGATAAATGTCTAAGTGTGGgttgttttaattttgacaaagtccaattttTTACTCTTCTTCCATATATTTGCGTGCACCAGTAATTCCATAGTTTTTATAATTGAATAATATTCAGTCTTTGGATATACTACAGTTTATTGTTCATTCTCAACTATATGAACATTTGGGTTGGTTCTAGTTTTTGAGTATTACAAATAAAGTTGTTATGGACATTTGTATGCATATCATTATAAGAAAAAATGCTGTTgtttctcttgagtatatatgAGAAAAATGGCTAAATAATATGGTAAAACCAAGTTCAGCTTTTTAAGACtctgatgtttaaaaaaattatttttaaagtatttacaGAGTTTTAATTTTCCACTAGCAACATATGAGAGTTCTGGTTCCTTCACATACTTACCAACTATCTGATATTCTAATAGATGTGTAGAGTTGTGTCATTAATGTTTTCACTTGAAATTTATCAGTGATCATTGAATTCAAcgtttttatgtgcttatttgccaactGTATATGTTCCGTGGGtaaattgttgtttgtttttatggccaTGTTTGTggactgtttcatttcttttctttccttcttttttttctgttttttgatttttgAGACCTCTGCATATATCATGGGAACAAACCATTATGAGATacgttctttgaaaatattatctcCCAGAATATAACTTGTTTTTGCACAACAGTCTTTTTGAAGAGCAGAAGTTTTAATGTTTGATGTGGCTAAACTTTTTTATGGATTTTGCTTTTGGTGTTAGGTCTATGAAATCCCCAAATAAATCTATAGGGTCAACGAAGGCCCACTTAAAAtccaaacaggttttttttttttgttttaataagctgaaagtatattcataaaaatacattaaattaCCTTTTTAGCTCTATAAATGTAATGTAGGCACTATTCgattttttacataaaaaaatcagGCCTCCTATCATTAAGAAaagtttctcttcttcctttccaatctggatgctttctacttatttatttatttttttattgccttattgtGTTGCCTAGAATATCCACTAAAATATCGAACATATGTGGTAAGAGTGGATTTACTTGTTTTGTTCATGGTCTTCCTGAGAATGTATTCAATCTTTCATACCATGTGTGATGGTAGCTGTAGGTTGTTCATGGGTGCCCTCTATTAGTTTGATAATGTTCCATTTTAATACCAGTTTACTCTAAGTTCTATCACAACTATTGGAACCTTTAAATGTTCCTCTGTATCTATTCATATGCTATTATCTTTCATTTACAATTTCTTATAATGTTTAATGtcagtaatttatttttttaacgtaGAACTACATGCATTCCTGGAACACACCTAATTTGGTGTGTTATTGTCTTCACATCATCAGATTCAATTTCATAAATTTTTCTTTGGATTTTACACGTATGTATTctgttattttctcttcttttaatgttttgttctgaGTTTGATATGACAGTTAAAGGTATCCTCGTATACAAAATGCAAATATAcccttttcttcagttttggtgGAAGATTTTGTATAGAATAGGCTACTTCTTTTTTCCCTAAACACTTAATAGAATTTCCAGTCAAATCACTTGGACCTGATTGAGGATGCAGAGCACTTTAAATGAGATTTCCATTTCAATACTCTCTTTATtagtgactctttttttttttttctcatgcatTTTCTAGTCTCTACATACATGGACTATATCATACCCCTCCTTGTATGGTGCTAAATTAAAACCTagattgcatctttttttttttagacaaccttagtgtatttaaattttaattttgcttttttattacaaatgttttgttaataataaaggaataaaaataagaaaatatgtaTGGAAAATTAGCAGGGAATATGGGGCAACTATGTCTAGAAAAAAACACAtagctgctgtcagatggatcctggctaaaagcaaagaataccagaaatatgtttacctgttttttattgattatacaaaggcattcgaccatgtgaatcataacaaattattgacaacattgagaataatgggaattccagaacactttattgtgcttatgaggaacctgtatctAGATCAAAAGGCAatcgttagaacagaacaaggggataatgtgtgGTCTAAAGTCGggtaaggtgtgcatcaggtttgtatctttcaccatacctatataatctgtatgctaagaaaTTATCCCAGAacctggactttatgaagaatgcAAAATCAGGTTcagaagaagacttattaacaacctgtgttatgcagatgacccacaaccttgcttgctgagagtgaagaggacttgaagcacttactgatgaaaatcaaagaccataacctcattatagattacacctcaacttaaaggaaataaaaatcctcacaactggaccaatagacaacatcatgataaacggagaaaatattgaagttgtcaaagatttcattttacttggatccacattcaacacccatgggagcagccgtcaagaaatcaaaagacaagttgcattgggaaaattagctgcaaaatacctcactaaagtgttgaaaagtgaagatgttaccttgaagactaaggtgccttgACCCAAggcttggtgttttcagttgcctcatatgcatgttaaagctggatgatgaataagaccaaagaattgatggctttgaattgtggtgttgtcaaagagtattgactataccatggactgccaaaagaacaaatatatcTCTGAAgaatacaaccacaatgctccttagaagcaagaagggCGAGattacatctcatatactttggacctgttatcggGACAGGTCAGTTCGGGGAGaaagatgtcatgcttggtacagtagagggtcagcaagaaagaggaagaccctcaaggagatgaattgacaacagtggctgcaacaatgggctcaagcataacaactattgtgaggatggcacagtacctggcagtgtttccttctgttgtacatagggtcactatgagtcaaaaccaactcgacagcacctaacaacaataacatgtgcAGAAACAAtggtaaatatataaaatactacaAATCACACCTTACTCACTGGAAGCACAGCATAGTTCAAACCATGGGATTATCTTCTTTTGCTTCTTCCAAGTAGAATAATCAAAACAACGAAATCAAACCATAAATCACTCAAAATATAGTGCACACTCATATTACCCAAATGTGAGAGagctggctaaaaaaaaaaaaaacacaaggcaaACGACCTAAGTCATCATACCATAGACTTCTTAAGCAAGgataccttaaacagttagataATGTCTTCTAAATAAGAGTAACTATTGTTTTCTAGAGAGATAAGGATAAAAATCTATGGGACAAAAGCATGCAATTAGGAAGCAGTATCAGTCTgggagagaaaaaatgaaaaaaaactggaaacttCTGTGGCTGACTTCAATAAATTTATCTTAACTGGTATATCTAATGATACAGACAAAATGGGCTGATTTAGAAAAAACCAGATACTGATCTGGTCTTGTCAAATATAACTATATTTTGTTACTGTTTATATTActgttataataataataaaaataataacaaagtaaACAGACTCTAAGGGCTCATATATGAAAGTAAAGGCACTGATGATGAAAGAGATGAATTTCAAAGTTTAGAAAGTGAACATTTGAGCAAATTCAGATGACTGAGTACTTCAGATCGTCCCACCAtactgagtcttcttccaattatAATTAGCCACCCCGAGGCAGAGAATGAGCGCAAAACAGAAGATATGCAGGCACGaacacacatgcatgtgcacacacacatgcatacacatgtacacacatacaaacacaggaATACACTCACACGCACATATACGCAAGCATGCACATACATagatgcacacacatatgcacacacatacacgtatacatgccaaacacacacatacacatacgcacacatacactttctacaattttttttttcttctaaatgagGAAAACAACAGGTACTTGGAATTCTTCCTATTTACTACTGTTTCCCTGTCCCACTGAACATATATATTTACCcttattggtttttttttaaatcaccaccTAACAACTTCTAATATCCTATACAATTTCTTAATTATTATGCTTATAATGCATCTCTCCTGTTTAAGGAAGACAACATTTTTTATAGTTCTATTTCTTAATCTATTTACAGCTTTTAGTAGAGGTTGTAGTAGGAGGCAACATGGAAATATATGTTGAACTTATCCGTACTTTTGTGCTTGCTATCCCCTCTGGAGGCACACAGAAAACAGTTTAAAGCCCATAATGTAATTTATATGAATCATATGGTATAGCAAACTTTGAGTAAATATATTACATAATTGTCCCAAAGTCCTATGTAAGGCATACTTTACATCTTTATTCCTCAAACTAtagatcaagggattcaacatggggataATCAGTGTGTAAAATATGGAAGCCATTTTATCAGTGTCAAAGGAGGAACTGGACTTGGGCTGCATGtatataaagattaaagtccCAAAGAACACTACCACCACTGTCAGgtgggatccacaggtggagaaggcatTGTGCCTGCCCTCAGCTGACTTCATCTTGAAAATGGCTGCAAGGATGAGCAGGTAAGAAACAAGAACTATTAGGAAGGATGAAATTAAATCAAAAACTGCTAAGATGAGAATGATCAATTTGATTTCATGTGTGTTTGAGCAGAGCAAAGACAACAAGGGGAGAGCATCACagtagaaatgcctgatgacattgtagccacagaaggataaattaaaaatctttatggtgAGGAGAAGGGAAACAAATGTGCCGTAGAGATAGGGAATCACCACCAGCACACAACATATCCTTTGTGACATGAtgactgtgtagagcagagggttacagatggccacatagcggtcatacgACATTGCTGACAGAATAAATAGTTCACTAGTCATGAACAATATAAAGATAGCTAGCTGTAtagcacaaaaataataggagatTGTATTTTCATGCACAACAAAATTTCCCAACATTTTGGGCCCCACAGCTGTTGAGTAACcaagatcagtgatagccaggtgtctgagaaaaaagtacatgggtgtttGAAGACTAGAGTCCATCTTGGTGAGGATGATTATGCCCAAGTTGCCCACCACTGAAATCATGTATATGATGAGGAACAGTCCAAACAATGGAGGCTGCAGCTCTGGGTGGTCTGTGACTCCCGTCAGAATGAATTCATTCAGCACTGTTAGATTGTGTTTGTCCATCTAGGTCTATCAGGAAACTTATTTTGGATAGAGACATCAGCATTGTTAATAATAGATTTAACATAGTCTTATCTGGTGGATTTTTAGTATACAAATACAGTATGAAtaatataaatccaatctttaccTATTAGGATATTTGAATATATACCCAACTCCCacaaattttacacacacacacattatacatTAATGGATAGGTTGATAGATGAAACAGAAACAGATCAACTGTTAAACTATTGGGTGTTAGATACATGGGTATTTAGTAGACTCTtcttaaaacttttttctttttcatatacctaaaaaaatatgtgaaaataTTTGAACACTTTACTTCAAAACTTTATCTTACACAAACTCATGATTGTAGTTGGTTCAGAAAGGAACAATCAAGATAGTAGATGAGTTTTAGACAGATATATAATTGATCACAAAggggattatttgtctttatagATGAAAATATTCCtttatatgttttattctgtgctATACCTCCATTTGTAAGATATACAAAGTGGTATTTTGGGCAAATAACATAAGTTATATGAACCTGTTTATCCCCACCTGAAAAATCATATTCCAACACTTTCTTGCAGGATTCTTATGAAGGATACATGAGAATTAAATGCTTCAATGTGTCTTTGTTACCTGAAAATAACTCTAAAATTGTGTGTGTTTAGAATAGTTTATCTATCTGACTATCTATCCATCCTTCCACCCATCCGCCCATCCATTGATCCATCcatttatctgtctgtctgtatatctatctatcatgtatttgtctatcatcatcatcatcttttttTTAGGTGTTGACAGTAATTACTCGGAatgattttttgctgttgttaattgtTTTGATCTTTAAGATATTTATAGGTAAGTTCTTCTGGACTGTGACTTAAGTTCTTTGTCACCATTTTCACAGTGATTAGGTTCATTATGGTTCCATCTTTGTAAGTGACCCCAGCCCCACATTTCCATAACACCTGTTCTATGACTGAAGTGTCTAAAAGTGCCATTCTTTAGATGTCTTTCTTTGTTAGCctacttaaaataatttttccacCAATTGAGCATTTGTATTATAACTGACACATTCTAAGACTTTTGTAACATATCAGATATATGGAGTTTTCTGATGGAGACACCTAGGATATATGAGGAAATCTGAACAAATAGTGAAACATTGATGTCATAAACTctaccttgtaaaaaaaaaattctctactttttatcaaggaaaaaaagttaaaaaatcacCATATGGCACAATAGcataggagaaaaagaaaatatactggTGGTGACATATATGTGAATTATTGGAAGTTATTTAATATCTGTCTGAACATGAAGCAACTTCCATTTAACATTAGAACTTCTATGTGCCATACGATATCACAAATCAATTTAATTATAATCTCAAAAAAATGTAACTGAATTTACCAcggacattttaaaaatataagagtAGCCCTATAGATTAAGATAACAGAATTGTTGGTTTAAAATTTTGTGATGATCACTTCTTCCTAACTATGTATGTGTGTCTATCTACCTACATATCTGTCCATCATCCATCTCTatcgtctatcatctatctatctatctatcatctatctatcatctctctctctctctctatcatctatcatctatctgtgtatccatctacctatcatctatctttctatctaaCTTGCATATATGTACTCCTGAACACTATAAGCAGAGCAGTCTCTGAGTAAACTACtagcaaacaaatgcagacaTTAAAAGTCATAGCATTAAATTATAAAAGTGAATACATGAAGTCCACATTTATCTCATATAAAACTTATCAGGGATAATGATGGAAAGCAGACAGAACTGAA from the Loxodonta africana isolate mLoxAfr1 chromosome 7, mLoxAfr1.hap2, whole genome shotgun sequence genome contains:
- the LOC100668503 gene encoding olfactory receptor 8K3-like — protein: MDKHNLTVMKEFILTGITDRPELQAPLFWLLLTVYMISVVGNLGIIILTKIDPKLQTPMYFFLRHLAITDLGYSTAVGPKMLANFVVDKNTISYYFCAIQLSFFLVFIVSEIFILSAMSYDRCVAICNPLLYTVIMSQRVCQVLVSIPYLYSTIVSLLVTIKIFKLSFCHDNVIRHFYCDSLPLLSLLCSKTHEIELIILNLPAFDLISSFLIVLISYLLILVAILRMKSAEGRHKAFSTCGSHLTVVVVFYGTLIFMYVQPKSSHSFDTDKVASIIYTLLVPLLNPLIYSLRNKVVINALYRTWKKIRNTFSTV
- the LOC135232033 gene encoding olfactory receptor 8K3-like, whose translation is MDKHNLTVLNEFILTGVTDHPELQPPLFGLFLIIYMISVVGNLGIIILTKMDSSLQTPMYFFLRHLAITDLGYSTAVGPKMLGNFVVHENTISYYFCAIQLAIFILFMTSELFILSAMSYDRYVAICNPLLYTVIMSQRICCVLVVIPYLYGTFVSLLLTIKIFNLSFCGYNVIRHFYCDALPLLSLLCSNTHEIKLIILILAVFDLISSFLIVLVSYLLILAAIFKMKSAEGRHNAFSTCGSHLTVVVVFFGTLIFIYMQPKSSSSFDTDKMASIFYTLIIPMLNPLIYSLRNKDVKYALHRTLGQLCNIFTQSLLYHMIHINYIMGFKLFSVCLQRG